Proteins encoded within one genomic window of Chitinivibrio alkaliphilus ACht1:
- the cmk gene encoding (d)CMP kinase produces the protein MIVTIDGPAGSGKSSTAREVARRTGFNHLDTGAMYRGITVAAIEAGISPEEHSKLTKLLSSITLSFANEDGKTVLYLNDRNVSTEIRSRETSKNVSAYSAIAEVRAAMTQLQQELAHAADTVCEGRDMGTVVFPHAELKFFMVASLEERAKRRLQDLHTETISFDEMAREIAQRDTLDSTRAEAPLLEPADAYRLDTTDLTFEEQVAYIIRKIEHSKTV, from the coding sequence TTGATAGTTACCATTGATGGTCCCGCAGGATCGGGAAAGAGCAGTACTGCTCGGGAAGTTGCACGGCGTACAGGGTTTAACCACCTTGATACAGGTGCCATGTATCGTGGCATAACTGTTGCTGCCATAGAGGCTGGCATATCTCCTGAAGAGCACAGTAAATTGACAAAACTCCTTTCGTCAATCACGCTCTCCTTTGCCAATGAAGACGGCAAGACAGTGCTCTATCTCAACGATCGTAATGTCTCTACGGAGATACGCTCACGAGAAACATCCAAGAATGTCTCTGCATATAGTGCTATTGCTGAGGTGCGTGCCGCCATGACTCAACTGCAGCAAGAGTTAGCACACGCAGCAGATACGGTGTGTGAGGGACGTGACATGGGCACCGTGGTTTTTCCCCACGCTGAGTTAAAGTTTTTTATGGTAGCATCCTTAGAAGAGCGGGCAAAACGACGCCTGCAAGATTTACACACTGAAACCATATCCTTTGATGAGATGGCGCGCGAAATAGCACAACGCGACACCTTGGACAGCACTCGTGCCGAGGCGCCTCTGCTTGAACCCGCCGACGCATACCGCCTCGATACAACAGACCTGACCTTTGAAGAACAAGTTGCGTACATTATACGTAAAATAGAACATAGTAAAACTGTATAA
- a CDS encoding phospho-sugar mutase gives MDTARLKEEAQRYIQLEQHPQFRQEVEELLSREDYAELDERFYTSLTFGTGGLRGIIGGGYNRLNTYTIKKATQGLAQYITETTSEGSVVIAYDSRNYSDIFAKEAAKTLAGNGIQVYLFSSLRPVPELSFAVRQLKTTAGIVITASHNPAQYNGYKVYWSDGCQVTAPHDEKIVAYANNATDIITGDDAEDTITLIDAEIDEPYIEMVKGLSLRPELMAEKGKDLTVVYSPLHGAGKMPLERALSEMGVSVVFVEEQREPNGDFPTVKKPNPEEEEALQMGLALAQEKQADLLMATDPDADRLGIAVPDAEGTFHLITGNQLGVLLADYIFSSRKELGTMPEKPAFVKTIVTTELQRKVAESYGATCFDVLTGFKYIGQKIKEFETGAEGYEYLCGGEESYGYLVGTAVRDKDAVSAATMTAELALYHREQGKTLLDRLNEIWEEYGYYQEFLINKQFEGKAGTEKMERIMREMREDIPHKLAGIMVSEVRDYLTGEVHDLTTNTKEKSLTLPASNVIQYRLKDGSVITARPSGTEPKIKFYISTFESGLPLSTLKGIVEKKVRAFENNIHMIVG, from the coding sequence ATGGATACAGCACGTTTAAAAGAAGAAGCGCAACGGTATATCCAACTGGAGCAGCATCCCCAATTTCGTCAAGAAGTGGAAGAACTGCTTTCTCGTGAGGATTATGCAGAACTTGACGAGCGATTTTATACAAGCCTTACCTTCGGCACGGGCGGGTTACGTGGTATTATTGGGGGAGGATACAACCGCCTCAATACCTATACGATCAAGAAAGCAACCCAAGGACTTGCCCAATATATTACTGAAACCACCAGTGAAGGCTCTGTGGTTATTGCCTATGACAGCCGCAACTATTCTGATATTTTTGCAAAGGAAGCCGCAAAGACACTTGCGGGAAATGGCATACAGGTATACCTTTTCTCAAGCCTTCGCCCCGTTCCAGAGCTTTCATTTGCCGTACGTCAGCTCAAAACCACCGCCGGCATTGTCATAACAGCCAGTCATAACCCCGCACAATATAATGGCTACAAGGTTTACTGGAGTGACGGATGCCAAGTAACAGCTCCCCATGATGAAAAAATTGTTGCTTATGCAAACAACGCGACGGATATCATTACCGGTGATGATGCAGAAGATACGATCACCTTAATTGATGCGGAAATTGATGAACCCTATATCGAAATGGTAAAAGGCCTTTCTCTTCGTCCAGAGCTTATGGCTGAGAAAGGTAAAGACTTAACCGTGGTCTATTCTCCCCTTCACGGAGCAGGAAAGATGCCTCTTGAGCGTGCCCTTTCTGAAATGGGAGTTTCCGTGGTATTTGTTGAAGAACAACGTGAACCAAACGGAGACTTCCCCACGGTAAAGAAACCCAATCCAGAAGAAGAGGAAGCGTTGCAAATGGGTCTTGCCTTGGCACAAGAAAAACAAGCAGATCTCCTCATGGCAACCGATCCAGACGCAGATCGCCTGGGTATTGCGGTACCCGATGCGGAGGGTACATTTCACCTCATTACGGGGAACCAACTCGGTGTACTTCTGGCTGACTACATCTTCTCCAGCAGGAAAGAGTTAGGAACAATGCCGGAGAAACCAGCCTTTGTAAAAACCATTGTCACTACGGAGCTTCAACGAAAGGTTGCAGAATCCTACGGAGCCACCTGTTTTGATGTACTTACGGGGTTTAAATACATTGGACAAAAAATTAAGGAGTTTGAAACCGGCGCTGAAGGCTATGAATACCTCTGTGGCGGAGAAGAAAGCTACGGATATCTTGTGGGCACGGCAGTTCGTGACAAAGATGCCGTTTCCGCTGCAACCATGACTGCCGAGCTTGCACTGTACCATCGGGAGCAGGGAAAAACGCTGCTGGATAGACTCAACGAAATATGGGAAGAATACGGGTACTATCAAGAATTTCTTATTAATAAGCAATTTGAAGGGAAAGCCGGTACAGAAAAGATGGAACGAATTATGCGTGAGATGCGTGAAGATATTCCTCATAAACTTGCTGGAATTATGGTATCAGAAGTTCGTGATTACCTTACAGGAGAAGTGCATGATCTTACCACCAATACAAAGGAAAAATCACTCACTCTGCCCGCATCAAACGTTATCCAATACCGCCTCAAAGATGGCTCCGTAATCACCGCACGCCCCTCCGGCACAGAGCCGAAGATAAAATTCTACATATCAACCTTCGAATCGGGCTTGCCCCTAAGCACCTTGAAGGGTATCGTAGAAAAGAAGGTTCGTGCCTTTGAAAACAATATCCATATGATTGTTGGATAA
- a CDS encoding prephenate dehydratase: MNHLVTLGPENTYSHEAARRFCAETGISCKIHFEKTITKVFATQQEQQSTFAVVPIENLSEGFVQETLDGLLQFPVYIQREVLLPIRFSFVANHTDLSSLEKVYVQTIAYGQCSNFISTLEQSEVVYTNSNIHSLDLLLTSPQRRAGAIIPGHATEKLHSLPTVIPNVNNYKNNTTRFIVLGLCEKNKNPLPEETVKTSVVVMDNSDHTGILTSIASAFSSRKINITSIISRPTKEEIGKYHFFIDVSGSSTAPKTAAALREIQQEFPCKLLGTYPSTENTTLS; this comes from the coding sequence ATGAATCACCTTGTCACACTGGGACCCGAGAACACGTACTCCCATGAAGCAGCACGGCGGTTCTGTGCAGAAACGGGAATATCCTGCAAGATTCACTTCGAGAAAACTATCACCAAGGTATTCGCCACACAGCAGGAGCAGCAAAGCACCTTTGCCGTTGTTCCTATTGAGAACCTCTCCGAAGGCTTTGTCCAGGAAACCCTTGACGGCCTGTTACAGTTCCCTGTATATATTCAGCGTGAAGTCCTCCTTCCCATACGATTCAGTTTTGTGGCAAACCATACAGATTTATCCAGCTTAGAAAAAGTGTATGTGCAAACCATAGCCTATGGTCAATGCTCGAATTTTATATCAACCCTTGAACAATCTGAAGTGGTATACACCAATAGCAATATCCATTCCCTCGATCTTTTGTTAACCTCTCCTCAGCGTAGAGCAGGAGCAATAATCCCGGGCCATGCCACGGAAAAGCTGCACTCTCTTCCCACGGTTATTCCCAATGTAAACAACTACAAAAACAACACCACCCGCTTTATTGTTCTCGGGCTTTGTGAAAAAAACAAGAACCCCCTGCCAGAAGAAACCGTCAAGACCTCCGTAGTTGTTATGGACAATAGTGATCACACGGGAATACTCACCTCAATCGCCTCGGCCTTCTCATCGCGAAAGATAAACATCACGTCCATCATTTCGCGACCTACAAAAGAGGAGATCGGCAAATATCACTTTTTTATCGACGTTTCGGGCTCCAGTACTGCTCCGAAAACAGCTGCAGCACTGCGAGAAATACAACAGGAGTTTCCCTGTAAACTCTTGGGAACCTATCCATCCACAGAAAATACGACGCTCTCCTAA
- the rho gene encoding transcription termination factor Rho, whose protein sequence is MNVTEFKNKHIDEVKKIAEKTYGISPQYIEKNKLIFMIMTSHSERGGRIEMTGVIEVMPEKFGFIRSPENSYLPGEDDIYVAPSQIRRYKLNSGDAVTGYLRPPRSKEKYFALDKVTKINHEDLSRHRHIIRFEDLIPRFPEERFVLERKSKDISGRLIDLFTPIGKGQRGLIVAPPRTGKTVLMKDIANSIKANHPEVHLIILLIDERPEEVTDMKDNVNAEVVSSTFDEPAKRHVVVSEMVIERAKRLVEHGRDVVILLDSITRLARAYNTVAPHSGRILSGGVDSQALYKPKRFFGAARNIEGGGSLTILATALIETGSKMDEVIFEEFKGTGNMELVLDRSLADKRIYPAADLMKSGTRREDLLLKEDELNRMWLLRKYLSKQTRDSQEMMEFIKEKIRNTKDNKEFFFP, encoded by the coding sequence ATCAATGTAACCGAATTTAAAAATAAACACATTGACGAAGTAAAAAAAATTGCGGAAAAAACCTATGGAATCAGTCCGCAATACATCGAAAAAAATAAATTAATCTTTATGATTATGACCTCTCACTCAGAGCGTGGGGGACGAATTGAGATGACCGGCGTTATCGAGGTAATGCCGGAAAAATTCGGATTTATTCGTTCACCGGAAAATAGCTATCTTCCCGGTGAAGATGATATCTACGTGGCTCCCTCGCAGATTCGTCGTTATAAATTGAATAGTGGCGATGCAGTGACGGGGTATTTACGGCCGCCACGCAGTAAAGAAAAGTATTTTGCCTTGGATAAGGTTACCAAAATCAATCATGAGGATTTATCGCGTCATCGTCATATTATACGCTTTGAAGATCTTATACCGCGTTTCCCGGAAGAACGCTTTGTGTTAGAGCGAAAATCGAAGGATATTTCTGGGCGGTTAATAGATCTTTTTACCCCGATAGGTAAGGGGCAGCGTGGTCTTATTGTGGCACCGCCGCGTACTGGTAAAACAGTATTGATGAAAGATATCGCGAACTCAATTAAGGCCAACCATCCCGAGGTGCATCTCATTATTCTCTTAATAGATGAGCGCCCTGAAGAAGTGACTGATATGAAGGATAATGTGAACGCGGAAGTGGTTAGTTCAACCTTCGATGAGCCGGCAAAACGCCATGTTGTTGTATCTGAGATGGTTATTGAACGGGCAAAACGTCTTGTTGAGCATGGTCGCGATGTAGTTATTCTTCTTGATAGTATCACCCGTCTTGCCCGGGCCTATAATACGGTGGCACCTCACTCAGGAAGAATTCTTTCTGGCGGGGTTGATTCTCAGGCCCTATATAAACCGAAGCGATTTTTTGGAGCTGCCCGAAATATTGAAGGTGGGGGATCTCTTACCATTTTAGCAACCGCTCTGATTGAGACGGGAAGTAAGATGGATGAGGTTATTTTCGAAGAGTTTAAAGGTACGGGGAATATGGAACTTGTTCTTGATCGATCCTTGGCTGATAAGCGAATCTATCCTGCTGCGGACCTTATGAAATCAGGCACTCGACGGGAAGATCTTCTCCTAAAAGAGGACGAGTTGAACCGTATGTGGCTGTTACGGAAATATCTGTCGAAGCAGACCCGTGATTCCCAAGAGATGATGGAGTTTATTAAAGAAAAAATTAGAAATACGAAGGATAATAAGGAATTTTTCTTTCCATGA
- a CDS encoding DUF6941 family protein — protein sequence MIKPMILSMILADNYYRDTHSGKGVIAGTFNSIRASKFPTRLNFAVFIALTDVATSGTVTLEIRNEQTPRKIELPPWNIQAPQDRQAIIEIGGNLRAIPFESPGTYEVAVLWNAMEISSRRLTLTPLSQEKK from the coding sequence GTGATAAAACCCATGATACTTTCCATGATACTTGCGGATAATTACTATCGGGATACCCACTCGGGCAAAGGCGTAATTGCGGGCACCTTCAATTCAATACGTGCGTCCAAATTTCCAACACGACTGAATTTCGCTGTATTCATTGCCCTTACTGATGTTGCAACATCCGGCACTGTCACCTTGGAAATTCGGAATGAACAAACCCCTCGAAAAATAGAACTTCCTCCATGGAATATACAAGCTCCTCAGGATCGACAAGCTATCATTGAAATTGGTGGAAACCTTCGTGCCATTCCCTTTGAAAGCCCCGGAACGTATGAGGTTGCGGTGCTCTGGAACGCCATGGAGATTTCTTCTCGACGACTAACTCTTACCCCTCTATCTCAGGAGAAAAAATAA
- the ribD gene encoding bifunctional diaminohydroxyphosphoribosylaminopyrimidine deaminase/5-amino-6-(5-phosphoribosylamino)uracil reductase RibD has protein sequence MTDSDYMMCALREAWSVKGFTAPNPAVGAVIVKDGTILARGATAPPGGDHAEVAALAKAGAASHGATMYVTLEPCSHWGRTPPCSDAIIRAGITRVVYAVEDPNPQVSGRGGAQLRAAGIAVTVGVGREEAQRINEDFFYSISSHKPWVSVKLALTLDGAIADSWGVSKWITGTEARQRVHELRGYHRAIAVGAKTLQADNPKLTVRHGGGTDPVRIVFSSTDEIDRASYFYRHSREVQSILVVNNSAYSAGISQKEGIHRWYTGCDDRREGIQRFLSLAWSEGIDSLFVEGGSGLVGSFLEARAVNRVYLFYAPQILGGGQKGLVLPPMPMNESLRLTNVTYTQYGEDLLLSGLLPRT, from the coding sequence ATGACAGACTCTGATTATATGATGTGTGCGTTACGTGAAGCATGGTCCGTAAAAGGATTTACTGCACCAAACCCTGCCGTAGGAGCAGTGATTGTAAAAGATGGTACTATTCTCGCCCGTGGGGCAACGGCTCCTCCGGGAGGAGACCATGCAGAGGTTGCTGCCCTTGCAAAAGCAGGGGCTGCGAGCCACGGGGCAACAATGTACGTAACCCTTGAGCCGTGCAGTCACTGGGGAAGAACTCCACCCTGTAGCGATGCCATAATTCGTGCGGGTATTACGCGGGTTGTATATGCTGTGGAAGATCCAAATCCCCAGGTTTCAGGGCGAGGAGGAGCCCAGTTACGTGCCGCGGGCATTGCGGTTACCGTGGGAGTTGGGCGGGAAGAAGCCCAACGGATCAATGAAGATTTCTTCTATAGTATTTCTTCCCATAAGCCATGGGTAAGTGTTAAATTAGCCCTCACCCTTGATGGGGCAATAGCAGATTCATGGGGTGTTTCAAAATGGATTACGGGCACCGAAGCACGGCAGCGAGTACATGAATTGCGCGGGTATCATCGGGCCATTGCCGTGGGAGCCAAAACCCTTCAGGCTGATAATCCAAAACTTACTGTCCGCCATGGTGGGGGTACAGACCCAGTGCGCATAGTCTTTTCGTCCACTGACGAAATAGATAGGGCAAGCTATTTCTACCGACATTCACGAGAGGTTCAAAGTATTCTTGTGGTTAACAATAGTGCTTATTCTGCGGGGATCTCCCAAAAAGAAGGGATACATCGTTGGTATACTGGGTGTGATGACCGCCGGGAAGGTATTCAGCGGTTTCTCTCTCTGGCGTGGTCTGAGGGCATTGATTCACTTTTTGTAGAAGGGGGGAGTGGTCTTGTCGGGTCGTTCCTCGAAGCACGAGCCGTAAATCGAGTATATCTCTTTTATGCGCCACAAATCTTAGGGGGTGGTCAAAAAGGACTTGTACTTCCTCCTATGCCTATGAACGAAAGCCTCCGACTGACGAACGTGACATATACCCAATATGGAGAAGACCTGTTACTTTCAGGACTTCTCCCACGTACATGA
- the aroQ gene encoding type II 3-dehydroquinate dehydratase gives MKLVGILNGPNLNRLGIREPGLYGSQTYESLCKDWKKTAHTLGLELVLYQSNHEGALIDTIHRWADEGVEGVVFNPAAYTHTSVALRDALASTDMVFIEVHISNIYTRESFRHTSYTAPVSRGVISGLGTAGYTAALTYLSGQ, from the coding sequence ATGAAGCTCGTCGGCATATTAAACGGCCCAAACCTCAATCGTCTGGGAATACGAGAGCCTGGTTTGTATGGTTCGCAAACCTATGAATCTCTCTGCAAAGATTGGAAAAAGACTGCGCATACTCTAGGATTGGAACTTGTCCTGTATCAATCCAACCACGAAGGAGCACTCATTGACACAATACATCGCTGGGCCGATGAAGGAGTAGAGGGTGTTGTCTTCAATCCTGCTGCATATACCCACACCAGTGTCGCTCTTCGTGATGCCTTGGCTTCAACAGACATGGTTTTTATCGAAGTACATATTTCAAACATATATACCCGTGAATCATTCCGACACACCTCCTACACAGCTCCCGTTAGCCGCGGGGTTATAAGCGGGCTTGGTACGGCGGGATACACAGCAGCTCTCACCTATCTCTCAGGACAGTAA
- a CDS encoding DUF2225 domain-containing protein: MSEDITRRLRLLLGDDELVRQYTQQYGSVIDIGIIREMKDSGNASSEEEVGEDPVYELTLHCPVCNNKNVTGYNLKAKSQKVEGNLFLIPRYTGVGKYRKVNFNLLKTIVCNKCFFASPDIKDFTKVNDFSNKLTKSQLTVNPDFVSHLRSSMDERIAFVAAAFPDVTGDPFLRPRSVDTAIISIKLSMLRAEQEMDSGFPYSHYKIGNYHLQIAELQRLAGRENRESIEAASEEFMDAFDNSDCPQTEIEVKTLYLLIATLIKQGNAKRAGEYLRFFDEIIKELNDQMYDSKYKAKYKKMIGSVDGWKSRTMNLWEYRDDPEFWKDV, encoded by the coding sequence ATGTCAGAAGATATTACACGCCGTTTACGTTTGCTCCTTGGAGATGATGAGTTGGTTCGACAGTACACACAACAGTATGGATCGGTGATAGATATTGGGATAATTCGTGAGATGAAAGATTCAGGCAATGCCTCTTCTGAAGAAGAAGTGGGGGAAGACCCGGTGTATGAGCTCACTCTGCACTGCCCCGTGTGTAATAACAAGAATGTTACGGGGTATAATTTAAAAGCAAAATCGCAGAAGGTGGAAGGAAATTTGTTTCTGATCCCTCGGTATACAGGTGTTGGGAAATATCGAAAAGTGAATTTTAATCTTTTGAAAACGATCGTGTGTAATAAATGCTTCTTTGCCTCACCCGATATTAAGGATTTTACTAAGGTGAACGATTTCAGCAATAAGCTGACAAAAAGTCAACTCACGGTTAATCCTGACTTTGTCTCACACCTACGCAGTAGTATGGATGAACGTATTGCCTTCGTTGCGGCTGCATTTCCCGATGTTACGGGAGATCCATTTCTTCGGCCCCGCTCTGTGGATACTGCAATTATTTCCATAAAACTTTCCATGCTGCGAGCAGAACAGGAGATGGATTCCGGTTTCCCCTATAGTCATTATAAAATTGGGAATTATCATTTGCAAATTGCAGAATTGCAGCGTCTGGCTGGGCGTGAGAATCGAGAGTCCATCGAAGCAGCTTCAGAGGAATTTATGGATGCCTTTGATAACTCCGATTGTCCCCAGACGGAGATTGAAGTAAAAACCCTGTATCTACTTATTGCCACCCTTATAAAACAGGGGAATGCGAAACGTGCCGGAGAGTACCTCCGATTTTTTGACGAGATAATTAAAGAACTCAATGACCAAATGTATGATTCAAAGTATAAAGCAAAATATAAAAAGATGATTGGCTCTGTGGACGGATGGAAATCGCGTACCATGAATCTCTGGGAGTATCGGGACGATCCTGAATTCTGGAAAGATGTATAA
- the tal gene encoding transaldolase, producing MNQLEYLKEITTVVADTGEISEIRKYRPTDATTNPSLLLKAAQLPEYKSLVDDAVEYSKKTEGGLDLIFDKMAVNFGTEILSYISGRVSTEVDARLSFSTEETLNRARRIIALYKDAGVSQERILIKIAATWEGIAAARILEQEGISCNMTLIFNFAQAVACAEAGAQLISPFVGRIYDWYIANTENTSYTPLEDPGVRSVTRIYNYYKKYGYTTEVMGASFRNVGQIYGLAGCDLLTISPKLLGELKKESTPVQRELSPQGAQGCQEEKLSLDEADFRWRMNEDPMAVEKLSQGIRAFAADTRSFETQIRTLYRI from the coding sequence ATGAATCAACTGGAATATCTTAAAGAAATAACCACCGTTGTGGCCGACACCGGGGAAATTTCAGAAATACGAAAATATCGTCCCACCGATGCCACGACAAATCCCAGTCTGCTCTTAAAAGCCGCACAGCTGCCGGAATACAAATCCTTGGTAGATGATGCCGTAGAATATAGCAAAAAAACCGAAGGAGGTCTTGATCTTATTTTCGATAAGATGGCCGTAAACTTCGGCACGGAAATTCTGTCATACATCTCAGGGCGTGTTTCCACAGAAGTAGACGCTCGCCTCTCCTTTTCAACAGAAGAAACCCTCAACCGTGCACGTCGTATTATCGCACTCTATAAAGATGCCGGAGTCTCACAGGAACGAATCCTGATAAAAATAGCAGCCACATGGGAAGGCATTGCAGCTGCTCGCATCCTTGAGCAGGAGGGCATTTCCTGTAACATGACCCTCATTTTCAACTTTGCCCAAGCAGTGGCATGTGCCGAAGCCGGAGCACAGCTGATATCTCCCTTTGTGGGACGGATCTACGACTGGTATATCGCAAACACAGAAAATACCTCCTATACTCCTTTGGAAGACCCGGGTGTGCGCTCCGTAACACGCATTTATAATTATTACAAGAAATACGGATACACAACCGAAGTCATGGGAGCAAGCTTTCGAAATGTAGGGCAAATTTATGGATTAGCCGGGTGTGATCTTCTCACAATTTCACCGAAGCTTCTTGGTGAGTTGAAAAAGGAGTCAACCCCCGTACAGCGCGAACTCTCTCCGCAGGGTGCGCAAGGATGCCAAGAGGAGAAACTGAGCCTTGACGAGGCAGATTTTCGCTGGCGCATGAACGAAGACCCCATGGCCGTAGAAAAACTTTC
- the rpsA gene encoding 30S ribosomal protein S1, with amino-acid sequence MAIDNVKQGIDAQGNPVDLSIFSESNYKPGEVDQILSAYEEQADTVNSVSNITEKEIVKGKILDITNNEVYVDIDFKSEGAIPVTQFRNIEEYAPGDEIDVFIERLEGEDGNLVLSKTRADFLKVWDKINDAYEEGDIVQGKLLRRIKGGIVVDLFGIDAFLPGSQIALRQIPDMDEIIGKTFDFKVIKVNKLRRNIVVSRRVILEEERAELRDQTIAKIEKGKVITGEVKNITDFGAFIDLGGVDGLLHITDMSWGRVNDPHDIVEMHQKLDVMVLDYNKNKERISLGLKQLSEHPWDGIEEKYPEGTRVRGRVVSITDYGAFMEIEKGIEGLIHISEMSWTQHIKHPSKIVSVGDIVEAVVLKIDRNEQKISLGLKQLEPDPWDNIREEFPIGSIVTGKVRNLASFGAFVELKEGIDGLIHISDMSWTKKITTADEILSKGDMIDVKVIDIDESKRRISLGLKQLTEDPWDELSQKFVVGNSVEVEVCRMLDRGIIVNLGNEVEGFIPLKELGREVKHPVQIYRRGDTFNAQVIEFDLDGKRIILSIKECEDFQEHCENFPVKEDIDLEQAIAAEDAEM; translated from the coding sequence ATGGCTATTGACAATGTAAAACAGGGCATTGACGCCCAGGGAAACCCCGTCGATCTGAGCATCTTTTCTGAGAGCAACTACAAACCGGGAGAAGTGGATCAGATTCTTTCGGCGTATGAAGAACAAGCAGATACGGTGAATTCTGTATCAAACATCACAGAAAAAGAGATCGTAAAAGGGAAGATTCTTGATATCACAAACAATGAAGTGTACGTCGATATCGATTTTAAATCTGAAGGGGCGATCCCCGTTACTCAGTTTCGAAATATTGAAGAGTATGCCCCCGGTGATGAAATAGATGTTTTTATCGAGCGTCTGGAAGGTGAAGACGGCAATTTAGTCCTTTCTAAAACCCGTGCTGACTTTCTTAAGGTGTGGGATAAGATTAATGACGCCTACGAAGAGGGTGACATCGTTCAAGGGAAACTACTTCGCCGCATCAAAGGTGGTATTGTGGTTGACCTTTTCGGCATCGACGCCTTTCTTCCCGGTTCTCAAATTGCACTACGTCAGATTCCCGACATGGATGAAATTATCGGAAAAACCTTTGATTTCAAGGTGATAAAGGTAAACAAACTCCGTCGAAATATCGTCGTTTCACGCCGTGTTATTCTTGAAGAAGAACGGGCAGAACTTCGTGATCAGACAATTGCAAAAATTGAAAAAGGCAAAGTAATTACTGGTGAAGTGAAAAACATCACCGACTTTGGTGCCTTCATCGATCTTGGTGGGGTTGACGGGCTACTTCACATTACAGACATGTCGTGGGGCCGCGTAAATGACCCCCATGATATCGTGGAAATGCACCAAAAGCTTGATGTAATGGTCCTTGACTACAACAAAAACAAAGAGCGTATCTCCCTTGGGCTGAAACAACTTTCTGAGCATCCCTGGGATGGCATTGAGGAAAAATATCCCGAAGGAACACGTGTTCGTGGACGAGTTGTATCCATTACTGACTACGGTGCGTTCATGGAAATTGAGAAGGGTATCGAAGGGCTTATACACATCTCTGAAATGTCGTGGACTCAGCATATTAAACACCCCTCAAAGATTGTATCCGTAGGTGACATTGTTGAGGCAGTTGTGTTGAAAATTGACCGCAATGAGCAAAAAATATCCTTGGGACTTAAACAACTTGAGCCAGATCCCTGGGATAACATCCGTGAGGAATTCCCCATTGGAAGTATCGTTACGGGGAAAGTCCGTAACCTTGCAAGCTTTGGTGCCTTTGTGGAGCTAAAAGAAGGTATTGACGGACTTATTCATATTTCTGACATGTCGTGGACAAAGAAAATCACCACCGCTGACGAAATTCTGTCAAAGGGTGATATGATCGATGTGAAAGTGATTGATATTGACGAGTCTAAACGTCGAATCTCTCTTGGTCTTAAACAACTAACGGAAGATCCCTGGGATGAATTATCACAAAAATTTGTTGTAGGCAACAGTGTTGAAGTGGAAGTATGTCGAATGCTTGATCGCGGAATCATTGTAAACCTTGGCAATGAAGTTGAAGGCTTTATTCCCCTCAAAGAGCTTGGTCGTGAAGTAAAACACCCGGTACAGATATATCGCCGGGGTGACACCTTCAACGCACAGGTGATTGAATTTGACCTTGACGGAAAACGAATCATCCTCTCTATTAAAGAGTGTGAAGATTTTCAAGAACATTGTGAAAACTTTCCTGTAAAAGAAGATATCGATCTGGAACAGGCCATAGCAGCAGAAGACGCAGAAATGTAA